In Deinococcus aestuarii, a single genomic region encodes these proteins:
- a CDS encoding molybdopterin oxidoreductase family protein, translated as MSSAPSLSRDPSTRVVRTTCPYCAVQCNFDLHIEENLPVKAAPTKECPVAHGTVCKKGLSALNDVRHPDRLTQPLLRKNGELVPVSWAEALAYVSDALRPLLTTRPDAVGVFGSGALTNEKTYLLGKFARLALRTANIDYNGRYCMASAATALNRTVGYDRGLGFPLDDMSTSDLILLVGANIAETLPPVMQYLKGARDRGAAVYSIDPRATSTAKVAGRHLAVRPGTDGILALGLLHLMKTWGRIRPTAPAHGMTEVLWQADDYPPARVAHECGISEDELLTLARLYADAHKPLILTGRGPEQHAHGTDTVHAYLNLAFLTGHFGKPGGGYGTLTGQGNGQGGREHGQKADQLPGARSLRNPRHRAEIAALWGCSPDDLPQPGVSAQELLNACGEAGGIEALIVLGSNPVVSAPGAGQVRERLMALNHLIVIDFLPSETAQLATLVLPGSMWCEEEGTTTNLEGRVQRRRKAITAPGAAREDWRILCDLAAAVGRPQGFTYATFRELQDEFFRVTKGGVADYSGLSAERLDRASAQWPVRSADGPDTPYAYAPTYPTPDGLARLHVPSFPPPPAPRQLTLTTGRLGNQYQSGTQTRRNPALRANLELQVHPETARERGLKPGDLARVTTRHGTLDLPVALNPGLRPDTLFMPFHWEASANLLTSPDHLDPHSRMPAFKATPASLMPVPVAVLEVRPTRTTPLEGGVPV; from the coding sequence ATGTCAAGCGCGCCCTCCCTCAGCCGCGACCCGTCCACGCGCGTGGTGCGGACGACCTGCCCGTACTGCGCGGTGCAGTGCAATTTCGACCTGCATATCGAGGAGAACCTGCCCGTCAAGGCGGCACCTACCAAGGAATGCCCCGTCGCCCACGGCACCGTCTGCAAGAAGGGTCTCTCCGCCCTGAACGATGTGCGCCACCCCGACCGCCTGACCCAGCCCCTGCTGCGGAAAAACGGCGAACTCGTGCCCGTGAGCTGGGCCGAGGCGCTGGCCTATGTCTCGGATGCGTTGCGGCCCCTGCTCACCACCCGCCCGGATGCGGTCGGCGTCTTCGGCAGCGGCGCCCTGACGAACGAGAAGACATACCTCCTCGGCAAGTTCGCCCGCCTGGCGCTACGCACCGCGAACATCGACTACAACGGGCGCTACTGCATGGCCTCGGCGGCGACGGCGCTTAACCGCACGGTGGGCTACGACCGGGGCCTGGGCTTTCCGCTGGACGACATGAGCACGAGCGACCTGATCCTGCTCGTGGGCGCGAACATCGCCGAGACGCTGCCGCCGGTCATGCAGTACCTCAAGGGGGCGCGGGACCGGGGAGCCGCCGTGTACTCCATCGACCCGCGCGCCACCTCGACGGCGAAGGTGGCCGGGCGTCACCTCGCCGTGCGCCCCGGCACCGACGGCATCCTCGCCCTGGGCCTGCTCCACCTGATGAAGACCTGGGGCCGCATCCGCCCGACCGCCCCTGCCCACGGCATGACCGAGGTGCTGTGGCAGGCGGACGATTACCCGCCTGCCCGCGTGGCGCACGAGTGCGGCATCTCAGAAGACGAACTGCTCACCCTCGCCCGCCTCTACGCCGACGCCCACAAGCCCCTGATCCTGACCGGACGCGGCCCCGAGCAGCACGCGCACGGCACCGACACCGTTCACGCCTACCTCAACCTCGCCTTTCTGACCGGGCACTTCGGCAAGCCGGGGGGCGGCTACGGCACGCTGACCGGGCAGGGCAACGGCCAGGGCGGGCGCGAACACGGGCAGAAGGCGGATCAGCTTCCCGGGGCGCGCAGCCTGCGCAATCCCAGGCACCGTGCGGAGATTGCCGCCCTGTGGGGCTGCTCGCCCGACGACCTGCCCCAGCCTGGCGTGAGTGCCCAGGAACTCCTCAACGCCTGCGGAGAGGCAGGCGGCATCGAGGCCCTGATCGTCCTGGGTTCAAATCCGGTCGTCAGCGCGCCGGGGGCGGGGCAGGTCCGCGAACGCCTGATGGCCCTCAACCACCTCATCGTCATCGACTTCCTGCCCAGCGAGACGGCGCAGCTCGCCACGCTCGTCCTCCCCGGCTCCATGTGGTGCGAGGAGGAGGGCACGACGACCAACCTCGAAGGTCGCGTCCAACGCCGACGCAAGGCGATCACCGCCCCCGGCGCGGCCCGCGAGGACTGGCGCATCCTGTGCGACCTCGCGGCGGCGGTCGGGCGGCCCCAGGGCTTCACCTACGCCACCTTCCGCGAGCTTCAGGACGAGTTCTTCCGGGTAACAAAGGGCGGCGTGGCCGATTACAGCGGCCTGAGCGCCGAACGCCTCGACCGCGCGAGTGCCCAGTGGCCGGTGCGGAGCGCGGACGGCCCCGACACCCCCTACGCCTACGCGCCGACGTACCCGACGCCGGACGGCCTCGCCCGGCTGCACGTCCCCAGCTTCCCGCCGCCCCCCGCGCCCCGGCAGCTCACCCTCACGACCGGGCGGCTGGGCAACCAGTACCAGAGCGGCACCCAGACCCGCCGCAACCCGGCCCTGCGCGCGAACCTCGAACTTCAGGTTCACCCGGAGACGGCCCGTGAGCGCGGCCTGAAACCCGGCGACCTCGCCCGCGTCACCACCCGGCACGGCACGCTCGACCTGCCGGTGGCGCTCAACCCCGGCCTGCGCCCCGACACCCTCTTTATGCCCTTCCACTGGGAGGCGAGCGCGAACCTGCTGACGAGTCCCGACCATCTGGACCCCCACTCGCGGATGCCCGCCTTCAAGGCGACGCCCGCCAGCCTCATGCCCGTTCCCGTCGCTGTCCTCGAAGTCCGCCCAACCCGAACCACCCCACTGGAGGGGGGAGTGCCCGTCTGA
- a CDS encoding MFS transporter codes for MTQPANIPLPAPALTADARRVVTWSTLGFTLMFAVWVMFSIVALPIRKQLGLTDAQFTLLTAIPVLTGSLLRLPAGLLADRLGGKKMFLAVTLVTAAFSLALSFAQGYDTLLALALGVGLAGVSFAVGNAWIAQWVPASRQGLALGTFGAGNAGASITKLVAPLLITLVPAGLLIPGGWHFVPFVFALMLVLAALLTARLTPADAAVRPQRTLADWLRPLGNVQVWRFGLYYVVFFGAYVALSLFLPKYYVDHYEIPLAEAGLLTALFIFPASLLRPLGGYLSDRFGPRGVTVASFAVMLLGLLPLTRELPLSTFLLLTTVVGVGMGVGKASTYTLVAQWYPGQMGVVGGLVGLLGGLGGFILPLTFAALKPSLGAQAAFITLLVVTLISTAVFVGSMLRLRALGRRPSFA; via the coding sequence ATGACCCAGCCTGCCAACATCCCCCTTCCCGCCCCCGCCCTCACCGCCGATGCCCGGCGGGTCGTGACCTGGAGCACCCTCGGCTTCACGCTGATGTTCGCCGTGTGGGTGATGTTCTCCATCGTGGCGCTGCCCATCCGCAAGCAGCTCGGGCTCACCGACGCGCAGTTCACGCTGCTCACCGCGATTCCGGTGCTCACGGGCTCGCTGCTGCGCCTGCCCGCCGGGCTGCTGGCCGACCGTCTCGGCGGCAAGAAGATGTTCCTGGCCGTGACGCTGGTGACCGCCGCCTTCTCGCTGGCGCTCTCGTTCGCGCAGGGATACGACACGTTGCTCGCGCTCGCCCTCGGGGTGGGGCTGGCGGGGGTGAGCTTCGCGGTGGGCAATGCCTGGATCGCGCAGTGGGTGCCCGCCTCGCGGCAGGGGCTCGCGCTGGGAACGTTCGGGGCGGGGAATGCGGGGGCGAGCATCACCAAGCTCGTCGCGCCCCTCCTGATCACGCTCGTGCCCGCCGGGCTGCTGATCCCGGGGGGTTGGCACTTCGTTCCCTTCGTGTTCGCGCTGATGCTCGTGCTGGCCGCACTTCTCACCGCCCGTTTGACCCCTGCCGACGCCGCTGTCCGTCCGCAGCGCACCCTGGCCGACTGGCTGCGGCCCCTGGGCAACGTGCAGGTGTGGCGCTTCGGGCTGTATTACGTGGTCTTCTTCGGCGCCTACGTGGCCCTCAGCCTCTTCCTGCCGAAGTATTACGTCGATCACTACGAGATTCCCCTCGCCGAGGCGGGCCTGCTCACCGCCCTCTTCATCTTCCCGGCGAGCCTGCTGCGGCCCCTCGGCGGCTACCTGAGCGACCGCTTCGGGCCGCGTGGGGTGACGGTCGCCTCCTTCGCGGTGATGCTGCTCGGCCTGCTGCCCCTGACCCGCGAACTGCCGCTCTCGACCTTCCTGCTGCTGACCACCGTCGTCGGAGTCGGCATGGGCGTGGGCAAGGCGAGCACCTACACGCTGGTCGCGCAGTGGTACCCGGGGCAGATGGGCGTGGTGGGTGGCCTCGTCGGGCTGCTGGGCGGTCTGGGCGGCTTTATCCTCCCGCTGACCTTCGCGGCCCTCAAGCCCTCGTTGGGGGCGCAGGCGGCCTTCATCACCCTGCTCGTCGTGACGCTCATCAGCACCGCGGTCTTCGTGGGGAGCATGTTGCGGCTGCGGGCCCTGGGGCGGCGGCCCAGCTTCGCGTAA
- a CDS encoding dicarboxylate/amino acid:cation symporter — translation MPKVFRSLYVQVLIAIVLGVLLGFLFPKVGEGLKPLGDGFIKLIKMIIAPIIFATVVSGIAHMRDTKKVGRVGGKALLYFEVVTTFALVIGLVVVNVLGPGRGLNIDPATLDTGSIATYTEAAGERTVADFVLHIIPDTLISAFTEGDLLQVLLVAVLFGFALLRLGKVGETILAGIEAVNSAVFVILGFVMRLAPVGAFGAMAFTIGKYGVGSLAQLGYLMVAFYVTCLLFVFGVLGLIARAYGFSIFKFIRYIKEELLLVLGTSSSESALPRLITKLEHAGASKSVVGLVVPAGYSFNLDGTSIYLTMAAMFIAQATGTELSLGQQLGLLGILLLTSKGAAGVTGSGFITLAATLSAVGSVPVAGLALILGIDRFMSEARALTNFVGNGVAALVIARSENAIDENRLQRALNGEHLPAITPEVLAEERGEGRQIDGPLPA, via the coding sequence ATGCCCAAAGTGTTTCGCAGCCTCTACGTCCAGGTGCTCATCGCCATCGTGCTGGGCGTGCTGCTGGGCTTCCTGTTCCCGAAAGTTGGTGAGGGGCTCAAGCCGCTCGGGGACGGCTTTATCAAGTTGATCAAGATGATCATCGCGCCGATCATCTTCGCGACCGTGGTGAGCGGCATCGCCCACATGCGCGACACGAAGAAGGTGGGGCGGGTCGGCGGCAAGGCGCTGCTGTACTTCGAGGTCGTCACGACCTTCGCCCTCGTGATCGGCCTGGTGGTCGTGAACGTGTTGGGGCCGGGCCGGGGGCTGAACATCGACCCCGCCACCCTCGACACGGGCAGCATCGCCACCTACACCGAGGCGGCGGGCGAGCGCACGGTCGCGGACTTCGTGCTGCACATCATCCCCGACACCCTGATCAGCGCCTTTACCGAGGGTGATCTCCTCCAGGTGCTCCTCGTCGCGGTGCTGTTCGGCTTTGCCCTGTTGCGGCTGGGCAAAGTGGGCGAGACGATCCTGGCGGGCATCGAGGCCGTCAACAGCGCGGTCTTCGTGATCCTCGGCTTCGTGATGCGCCTGGCTCCCGTCGGGGCGTTCGGGGCGATGGCCTTTACCATCGGCAAGTACGGGGTGGGGTCCTTGGCCCAGCTCGGCTACCTGATGGTCGCCTTCTACGTCACCTGCCTGCTGTTCGTGTTCGGGGTCCTGGGCCTGATCGCCCGCGCCTACGGATTTTCCATCTTCAAGTTCATCCGCTACATCAAAGAAGAACTCCTGCTCGTGCTGGGCACCTCCTCCAGCGAAAGCGCCCTGCCCCGGCTGATCACCAAGCTGGAGCACGCCGGAGCGAGTAAGAGCGTGGTCGGGCTGGTCGTGCCCGCCGGGTACTCCTTCAACCTCGACGGCACCAGCATCTACCTCACGATGGCCGCCATGTTCATCGCGCAGGCCACGGGGACGGAGCTGAGCCTGGGGCAGCAGCTCGGGTTGCTCGGCATCCTGCTCCTCACCTCCAAGGGCGCGGCGGGCGTGACGGGCAGCGGCTTCATCACCCTGGCGGCCACCCTCAGCGCCGTGGGCAGCGTGCCCGTCGCGGGCCTCGCGCTGATCCTGGGCATCGACCGCTTTATGAGCGAGGCCCGGGCCCTGACCAACTTCGTCGGCAACGGGGTCGCCGCGCTCGTAATCGCCCGCAGCGAGAACGCCATCGACGAAAACCGCCTCCAGCGGGCACTGAACGGCGAGCACCTCCCCGCCATCACCCCCGAGGTGCTCGCCGAGGAACGCGGAGAGGGCCGCCAGATCGACGGGCCGCTGCCCGCGTAA
- a CDS encoding sensor histidine kinase, with protein sequence MALPHTPRLLRVQSRLFLSIAAAFMLLALPLALLASSSLRGVIHRTYADRALRESGLVATLPPVRSALEGDPAARASLNGLMDRYRTLLGADYIVVTDRETRRLTHPNPAQIGERMVGGDFASFLAGRPVTETVQGTLGRSVRAKVPVVDEGGRVLGLASVGFLLPRLGEVFEGVVRVALPWYLGALAFALGLASVLARRVRREMLDLEPEQIAGGLLHYRTVLNALEDGVLVVRGEQVHVMNPQARTLLGTQPGELPVPLGTLLPELPPVLDAPDPDSPVPLTVRGRPLLVGVRPAPDGAQVIVLRDLARVRALADELTQAQRYADLLRAQTHEFTNRLHTLAGLLHLGETREALALIYAQAQRGAEHLGAVHSLRPVRLAALVLGKFERAAERGVTLTLDPLTALPDSLPPPTLDLIELAVGNLLENAFEALEGKAAGEVRLLIAQDPEGIVVEVRDNGPGVPPHLAATLTGRGVSSKGPGRGVGLSLVQARVDALGATLLHDRVTDSQGRTWTRLTLEVPHPEETG encoded by the coding sequence GTGGCCCTGCCGCATACGCCCCGCCTCCTGCGGGTCCAGTCGCGGCTCTTTCTCTCCATCGCCGCCGCTTTCATGCTGCTCGCCCTGCCGCTCGCGCTCCTCGCCTCGTCCAGCCTGCGCGGGGTGATCCACCGCACCTACGCGGACCGGGCCCTGCGGGAGTCGGGGCTCGTCGCCACCCTGCCCCCGGTGCGGTCCGCGCTGGAGGGGGACCCGGCGGCCCGCGCGAGCCTGAACGGGCTGATGGACAGGTACCGCACCCTGCTCGGCGCCGACTACATCGTCGTGACGGACCGCGAGACGCGGCGCCTGACCCACCCCAACCCCGCCCAGATCGGCGAGCGAATGGTGGGCGGCGACTTTGCCAGCTTCCTGGCGGGCCGCCCGGTGACCGAGACGGTGCAGGGCACCCTGGGGCGCTCGGTGAGAGCCAAGGTGCCGGTGGTGGACGAAGGGGGGCGCGTCCTCGGCCTCGCCAGCGTGGGGTTCTTGCTGCCGCGCCTGGGGGAGGTTTTCGAGGGGGTGGTGCGGGTCGCGCTGCCCTGGTACCTGGGCGCGCTCGCCTTTGCCCTGGGGCTTGCCTCGGTCCTCGCGCGGCGGGTGCGGCGGGAGATGCTCGACCTCGAACCCGAGCAGATCGCGGGCGGCCTGCTGCACTACCGCACGGTGCTGAACGCGCTCGAAGACGGCGTGCTCGTCGTGCGCGGGGAGCAGGTGCACGTGATGAACCCGCAGGCACGGACGCTGCTGGGAACGCAGCCGGGCGAGCTGCCCGTGCCGCTGGGCACCCTCCTCCCCGAGTTGCCCCCGGTGCTGGACGCGCCCGACCCCGATTCTCCGGTGCCCCTGACCGTCCGGGGTCGTCCCCTCCTCGTCGGGGTACGGCCTGCCCCGGACGGGGCGCAAGTGATCGTCCTGCGGGACCTGGCCCGGGTGCGCGCTCTGGCGGACGAACTCACCCAGGCGCAGCGCTACGCCGACCTGTTGCGCGCCCAGACCCACGAGTTCACCAACCGGCTGCACACGCTGGCCGGCCTGCTGCACCTGGGCGAGACGCGCGAGGCCCTGGCACTGATCTACGCGCAGGCCCAGCGGGGGGCCGAGCACCTGGGCGCCGTGCACTCGCTGCGGCCCGTGCGGCTCGCGGCACTTGTTCTCGGCAAGTTCGAGCGGGCCGCCGAGCGGGGCGTCACCCTCACCCTCGATCCCCTCACCGCCCTGCCCGACAGCCTGCCGCCCCCCACCCTCGACCTGATCGAACTGGCGGTGGGCAACCTCTTGGAGAACGCCTTTGAGGCGCTGGAGGGGAAGGCGGCGGGCGAGGTGCGCCTCCTGATCGCGCAGGACCCCGAGGGGATCGTCGTCGAGGTGCGTGATAACGGCCCCGGCGTGCCCCCGCACCTCGCCGCCACGCTGACCGGGCGCGGGGTGAGCAGCAAGGGACCGGGGCGGGGTGTGGGCCTCTCGCTGGTGCAGGCTCGCGTCGACGCCCTGGGCGCCACCCTCTTGCACGACCGGGTGACGGACTCGCAAGGACGAACCTGGACCCGCTTGACGCTCGAAGTCCCTCACCCAGAGGAAACGGGATGA
- a CDS encoding response regulator: MTTPPIRTLVVEDDPRIAALHRGLLESAGGFEVLGTAETLRVARAMAQTLRPDLLLLDVHLPDGRGLDLLRELRLHSTRVDAVLLTAASDTPSVQDALALGAADYLVKPCSPERFALALDRVRERAALWRQEAVRQGHLDALFLRPTAPASGLDPATLGRVRGALRDGLPRTASEVGGLLGLSRVTAWRYLEHLVVEGEAAAEADARKVGRPVKRYRRA; the protein is encoded by the coding sequence ATGACCACGCCCCCCATCCGTACCCTGGTTGTCGAGGATGACCCCCGCATCGCCGCCCTGCACCGGGGGCTGCTGGAGAGCGCGGGCGGCTTCGAGGTGCTGGGCACAGCGGAGACGCTGCGGGTGGCGCGGGCGATGGCCCAGACCCTGCGGCCCGACCTGCTGCTCCTCGACGTTCACCTGCCCGACGGGCGCGGCCTCGACCTGCTGCGCGAGCTGCGTCTCCACTCCACGCGGGTGGACGCCGTCTTGCTCACCGCCGCCAGCGACACCCCGAGCGTACAGGATGCCCTCGCGCTCGGCGCCGCCGACTACCTCGTCAAACCGTGTTCCCCCGAGCGCTTCGCGCTGGCCCTCGACCGGGTGCGCGAGCGGGCGGCCCTCTGGAGGCAGGAGGCCGTGCGGCAGGGTCACCTCGACGCCCTGTTCCTGCGGCCCACCGCTCCCGCCTCCGGCCTTGACCCGGCTACCCTCGGGCGGGTGCGCGGCGCCCTGCGCGACGGTCTGCCCCGGACCGCGAGCGAGGTCGGGGGGCTGCTCGGCCTCAGCCGCGTGACGGCTTGGCGCTACCTCGAACACCTTGTCGTGGAAGGGGAGGCCGCCGCCGAGGCGGACGCGCGGAAGGTGGGAAGACCCGTGAAACGGTACCGGCGGGCGTAA